A window from Nevskia ramosa DSM 11499 encodes these proteins:
- a CDS encoding DUF2238 domain-containing protein — protein sequence MKNDNSRLHWALVLLVAVALIASAIKPFDRMTWVMEVLPVVLVAPLLWFSRRRFPLTTLLYVLIAVHALVLIGGGAYTYARVPIGNWVQEAFALSRNPYDKLGHLLQGFVPALATRELLIRHRIVVGHPFIVGLLSVCVAMAISAIYELIEWAAAVALGQNADDFLGTQGDQWDTQSDMLMALIGSTLAMLLLARWHDRAIRRLSIPR from the coding sequence GTGAAGAACGACAACTCCCGCCTGCACTGGGCGCTGGTCCTGCTGGTGGCCGTGGCGCTGATCGCGTCGGCAATCAAGCCTTTCGATCGCATGACCTGGGTCATGGAAGTGCTGCCGGTGGTGCTGGTCGCACCGCTGCTGTGGTTCAGCCGCCGGCGCTTTCCGCTGACCACACTGCTCTATGTGCTGATCGCCGTGCATGCGCTGGTGCTGATCGGCGGTGGCGCTTACACCTACGCTCGCGTGCCGATCGGCAACTGGGTGCAGGAGGCGTTCGCGCTGTCCCGCAATCCCTACGACAAGCTCGGTCACCTGCTGCAGGGCTTCGTGCCGGCACTGGCGACGCGCGAGCTGCTGATCCGCCATCGCATCGTCGTCGGCCACCCGTTCATCGTCGGCCTGCTGTCGGTCTGCGTGGCGATGGCGATCAGCGCCATCTACGAATTGATCGAATGGGCGGCGGCAGTGGCGCTCGGCCAGAACGCCGACGATTTCCTCGGCACCCAAGGCGATCAGTGGGATACCCAGTCCGACATGCTGATGGCGCTGATCGGCTCGACCCTGGCGATGCTGCTGCTCGCCCGTTGGCACGACCGGGCCATCCGGCGGCTGTCGATCCCGCGCTAG
- a CDS encoding sigma-54-dependent Fis family transcriptional regulator, with amino-acid sequence MSASPPAAAAKNPPGQSPGALPAALTYPDVADLLARIRFQPEQGRIWLDDQRMLLLHSSALGVLRRELIESLGADRARGLLTRIGYNSGSHDAELSRKLRGSGGAANAIYGGPQLHMLEGTVRVEPVMMEVDEEKGHFHGEFLWHGSSEAEEHIRLYGIGSEPACWQQIGYASGFISRFMGRPVLFREVQCCAQGASHCRIVGKPVEEWDDASHDLAFLRADALTAGLATSAPTDLGVASPIGSAAQDLLGDTDVVGASAGFNAACHMVRRVADTQATVLFLGESGVGKEVLARSLHRVSPRGAGPFITINCAAIPETLIESELFGVERGAFTGATTARPGRFERAHGGTLFLDEIGILSWTAQGKLLRALQEREIERVGGTRTHKVDVRLVAATNLDLREEVRARRFREDLFFRLNVFPITVPPLRERREDIPIFMNHFLRKFNLRNARKVTGFTGRAIDAMLGYDWPGNIRELENIVERGMILAPEGGAIDAFHLFSGGEQLASGTLSLDRGGSLRSDQQKAAAEAAPAAQQVPPEARTSQAIADLLDAVGNGAAEGLSIDRIEALMIERAVAQAGGNLSAAARLLGITRPQLAYRLKAARRGANPETAP; translated from the coding sequence ATGTCTGCATCGCCTCCCGCCGCCGCTGCGAAAAATCCGCCGGGCCAGAGTCCGGGCGCGCTGCCGGCGGCGCTGACCTATCCGGACGTCGCCGATCTGCTGGCCCGCATCCGCTTCCAGCCGGAACAGGGCCGCATCTGGCTCGATGACCAACGCATGCTGTTGCTGCACAGCTCGGCGCTGGGGGTGCTGCGCCGCGAGCTGATCGAAAGCCTCGGTGCCGATCGCGCGCGCGGCCTGCTGACCCGCATCGGCTACAACTCCGGCTCGCACGACGCCGAGCTGTCGCGAAAACTGCGTGGCAGTGGCGGCGCCGCCAACGCGATCTACGGCGGCCCGCAGTTGCACATGCTCGAAGGCACGGTGCGGGTCGAGCCGGTGATGATGGAGGTCGACGAGGAGAAGGGGCACTTCCACGGCGAGTTCCTGTGGCACGGTTCATCCGAAGCCGAGGAACACATCCGCCTGTACGGCATCGGCAGCGAACCGGCCTGCTGGCAGCAGATCGGCTACGCCTCCGGCTTCATCAGCCGCTTCATGGGTCGGCCGGTACTGTTCCGCGAAGTGCAGTGCTGCGCGCAGGGCGCCAGCCATTGCCGGATCGTCGGCAAGCCGGTCGAGGAATGGGACGACGCCAGCCACGATCTCGCCTTCCTGCGCGCCGACGCGCTGACCGCCGGCCTTGCCACGTCGGCACCCACCGATCTCGGCGTGGCTTCGCCGATCGGCAGCGCCGCGCAGGACCTGCTCGGCGATACCGACGTGGTCGGCGCCTCGGCCGGCTTCAACGCGGCATGCCACATGGTCCGCCGGGTCGCCGATACCCAGGCCACAGTGCTTTTTCTCGGCGAAAGCGGCGTCGGCAAGGAAGTGCTGGCGCGCAGCCTGCACCGGGTCAGCCCGCGCGGCGCTGGGCCGTTCATCACCATCAACTGCGCGGCGATTCCGGAAACCCTGATCGAATCCGAACTGTTCGGCGTCGAACGCGGCGCGTTCACCGGCGCCACCACGGCGCGGCCGGGCCGCTTCGAGCGTGCTCACGGCGGAACGCTGTTCCTGGACGAAATCGGCATCCTCAGCTGGACTGCGCAGGGCAAGCTGCTGCGCGCGCTGCAGGAGCGGGAGATCGAACGAGTCGGCGGCACGCGCACGCACAAGGTCGACGTGCGGCTGGTCGCGGCGACCAATCTCGATCTCCGCGAGGAGGTTCGCGCCCGGCGCTTCCGCGAGGATCTGTTCTTCCGCCTCAATGTCTTCCCGATCACCGTGCCGCCGCTGCGCGAGCGCCGCGAAGACATCCCGATCTTCATGAATCACTTCCTGCGCAAGTTCAATCTGCGCAATGCCCGCAAGGTCACCGGCTTCACCGGACGGGCGATCGACGCGATGCTCGGTTACGACTGGCCGGGCAACATCCGCGAGCTGGAAAACATCGTCGAGCGCGGCATGATCCTGGCGCCCGAAGGCGGCGCGATCGACGCTTTCCACCTGTTCTCCGGCGGCGAGCAACTGGCCAGCGGTACGCTCAGCCTCGATCGCGGTGGCAGCCTGCGCAGCGATCAGCAGAAGGCGGCGGCCGAAGCCGCGCCAGCTGCGCAGCAAGTACCGCCGGAAGCGCGCACCAGCCAGGCCATCGCCGATCTGCTTGATGCCGTCGGCAACGGCGCGGCCGAAGGCCTGTCGATCGATCGCATCGAAGCGCTGATGATCGAGCGCGCCGTCGCGCAGGCCGGCGGCAATCTGTCGGCGGCGGCGCGGCTGCTCGGCATCACCCGGCCGCAGCTCGCCTATCGTCTGAAAGCCGCGCGGCGCGGCGCCAACCCGGAAACAGCCCCGTGA
- a CDS encoding phenol hydroxylase subunit: MTVVSPIAEQPAERAAEPTDPSAQQRYVRLREHRPDGFVIFDFAIGDPSLACELIMPMAAYREFCASNHVVHLNDAQAAQIDADALKWRYGQPGISE; this comes from the coding sequence ATGACCGTCGTTTCCCCCATTGCCGAGCAACCCGCGGAGCGGGCCGCAGAGCCCACTGATCCCAGCGCCCAGCAGCGTTACGTCCGTCTGCGCGAGCACCGGCCGGATGGCTTCGTGATCTTCGATTTCGCGATCGGCGATCCCTCGCTGGCCTGCGAACTGATCATGCCGATGGCCGCGTATCGCGAGTTCTGCGCCAGCAACCACGTCGTCCACCTGAACGATGCCCAGGCCGCGCAGATCGATGCCGATGCACTCAAATGGCGCTACGGCCAGCCCGGCATCAGCGAATAA
- a CDS encoding HlyD family secretion protein: MATTIDPPVSGPASGPIADTKAASTPRRFLRLAIPLVVLIAAGVFGWHWWTVGRFFVSTDNAYLRADISVLTPRVGGEIVTLKVRDNQAVAAGDLLLEIDRRDYAARVDSARASVAEAQAALAGNGQQRGQQDAAIAEARAQVTAARASEVQTRGELDRARSLLKDGVATRQRLDNAEAAHLNAVASVARATAGVQAAERALTTLSDSSRARLEAALAASEAQLKLAEIDLASTSIMAPVAGTVGDLSARLGERVQPGQRLLSLVPLDQLYIEANFKETQLTQIRIGQPVEIEIDAFPNTALRGHVDSFSPASGAEWALLPAQNATGNFTKIVQRVPVRIALDDKTALAGRLRPGLSVEASVDTRAEPEAGAAKH; the protein is encoded by the coding sequence ATGGCCACCACGATCGATCCTCCCGTTTCCGGGCCCGCTTCCGGCCCCATTGCCGACACCAAGGCTGCCAGCACGCCGCGTCGGTTCCTGCGCCTGGCGATCCCGCTCGTCGTGCTGATCGCTGCCGGCGTTTTCGGTTGGCATTGGTGGACGGTCGGGCGCTTCTTCGTGTCCACCGACAACGCCTACCTGCGGGCCGACATCAGCGTGCTGACGCCGAGAGTCGGCGGCGAAATCGTCACCTTGAAGGTGCGTGACAACCAGGCCGTCGCCGCCGGCGATCTGTTGCTGGAGATCGATCGCCGCGATTACGCGGCCCGTGTCGACAGCGCCCGCGCCAGCGTTGCCGAAGCGCAGGCGGCACTGGCCGGCAACGGCCAGCAACGCGGCCAGCAGGATGCCGCGATCGCCGAAGCACGTGCCCAGGTGACGGCCGCCCGTGCCAGCGAAGTGCAGACCCGTGGCGAACTCGATCGTGCCCGCAGCCTGCTGAAGGATGGCGTCGCCACCCGCCAGCGGCTCGACAACGCCGAAGCCGCGCATCTGAACGCCGTCGCTTCGGTGGCTCGCGCTACTGCTGGCGTACAGGCTGCCGAACGGGCGCTGACCACGCTCAGCGACAGCAGCCGTGCCCGGCTCGAAGCGGCGCTGGCGGCGTCCGAAGCACAGCTCAAGCTGGCCGAGATCGATCTCGCTTCCACTTCGATCATGGCCCCGGTGGCCGGCACCGTCGGCGATCTGTCGGCGCGGCTTGGCGAAAGGGTTCAGCCCGGTCAGCGACTGCTGTCGCTGGTGCCGCTCGATCAGCTGTATATCGAAGCCAATTTCAAGGAAACCCAGCTGACCCAGATCCGCATCGGCCAGCCGGTCGAGATCGAGATCGACGCGTTTCCGAACACCGCGCTGCGTGGCCATGTCGACAGCTTCTCGCCGGCTTCGGGCGCGGAATGGGCGCTGCTGCCGGCGCAGAACGCCACCGGCAACTTCACCAAGATCGTCCAGCGGGTGCCGGTGCGCATCGCGCTCGATGACAAGACCGCGCTTGCCGGCCGGCTGCGGCCGGGGCTGTCGGTCGAGGCCAGCGTCGATACGCGCGCCGAGCCTGAAGCCGGCGCGGCGAAGCACTAA
- a CDS encoding TolC family outer membrane protein, which yields MNRSPQVNRVLNRVAVAAFLSLTAVQAGATSLHEAAERALQQDPRLAAAHLSATGSAAEVEAARAGYLPSVNASVIGGRSRLYSDAQFPQAGARQPLSWGLVASQPLYSGGLVSAQVDAARSKHEGAEQNEAATAQQLLFAAASAWLDVKRDRAVIGLNETNVQRLQQALDDSRKRLDAGEATKADVAQAEARLAEAGATLYRARATESVSAASYERVVGVPPDQLPGDWPKPLVPATLAEALAVSADTPAVRAADAEDRAAKSRISAEQAGHLPRLSIEAEANDADDSTFTYDRQTYWSVQLKATLPIYAGGAVASRVSAAKAEASAAAARAADSRRASSESIAQAWAMYQSSAQVIAAYEASVKASELALDSVQREQAVGTRTTLDLLDAQRELLTATVNLAASQHDRSLAALQLLGATGRLTLAAIP from the coding sequence ATGAACCGCAGCCCCCAAGTCAACCGCGTCCTGAACCGCGTCGCGGTCGCCGCTTTCCTGTCGTTGACGGCCGTGCAAGCCGGTGCCACCAGCCTGCACGAAGCCGCCGAACGCGCGCTCCAGCAGGATCCTCGCCTTGCTGCCGCCCACCTTTCCGCAACCGGCAGCGCGGCGGAAGTTGAGGCCGCACGTGCCGGCTACCTGCCGAGCGTCAATGCCAGCGTCATCGGCGGCCGCTCGCGGCTCTACAGCGATGCCCAGTTCCCGCAGGCCGGTGCCCGTCAGCCGCTGAGCTGGGGCCTGGTCGCCAGCCAGCCGCTGTATAGCGGTGGACTGGTCAGCGCCCAGGTCGACGCCGCGCGCTCGAAGCATGAAGGTGCCGAGCAGAACGAAGCCGCGACCGCGCAGCAACTGCTGTTCGCCGCCGCCAGCGCCTGGCTCGACGTGAAACGCGACCGCGCCGTGATCGGCCTCAACGAAACCAATGTCCAGCGCCTTCAGCAAGCGCTGGACGACAGCCGGAAGCGCCTCGATGCCGGCGAAGCGACCAAGGCAGACGTCGCCCAGGCCGAAGCGCGGCTGGCCGAAGCCGGCGCCACCTTGTATCGAGCGCGTGCCACCGAATCGGTGAGCGCTGCGTCCTATGAGCGCGTGGTCGGCGTGCCGCCGGATCAGCTGCCCGGCGACTGGCCGAAGCCGCTGGTACCGGCGACGCTCGCCGAAGCGCTCGCGGTATCGGCCGATACGCCGGCCGTGCGTGCCGCCGATGCCGAAGACCGCGCCGCCAAGTCGCGAATCAGCGCCGAGCAGGCCGGCCATCTGCCGCGCCTGTCGATCGAAGCGGAAGCCAATGACGCCGACGATTCCACGTTCACCTACGACCGTCAGACCTACTGGTCCGTGCAGCTGAAAGCGACCCTGCCGATCTACGCCGGTGGCGCCGTCGCTTCGCGCGTCTCGGCAGCAAAGGCAGAAGCCTCGGCCGCCGCGGCCCGAGCCGCCGACAGCCGGCGCGCCTCGAGCGAATCAATCGCCCAGGCCTGGGCGATGTACCAATCTTCGGCGCAGGTGATCGCCGCCTACGAGGCCTCCGTCAAGGCCAGCGAACTGGCGCTGGACAGCGTGCAGCGCGAGCAGGCGGTCGGCACCCGTACCACGCTCGATCTGCTCGACGCCCAGCGCGAACTGCTGACCGCCACCGTCAATCTCGCCGCCAGCCAGCACGATCGCTCGCTGGCCGCGCTGCAATTGCTCGGAGCCACCGGCCGGCTGACGCTCGCCGCCATTCCCTGA
- a CDS encoding TetR/AcrR family transcriptional regulator has product MRLPARKAPGKPSPAAANVEPEALGARGTARRDAMLAAALDVFLEYGYEGASIEEVMRRVGGSKASLYRYFGSKEGLFGDIIVARCDEFMQGFKVPAQADDDIEATLTALARFLVTMFLDRKRLELFRIMIAEMPRFPALAQRFYEYGPARGRKLLGDYFRRQHEAGRLICPDPEFTAVQFIEMVKANPQHRALLGFEPFLPGRNAAQHIAGVVSLFLHGCARRPDSR; this is encoded by the coding sequence ATGCGGCTGCCCGCACGCAAGGCGCCGGGCAAGCCCTCACCGGCAGCCGCCAATGTGGAACCGGAAGCACTTGGTGCCCGCGGCACGGCGCGGCGTGATGCGATGCTTGCCGCGGCGCTCGACGTGTTCCTGGAATACGGCTACGAAGGCGCCAGCATCGAGGAAGTGATGCGCCGGGTCGGCGGCTCGAAGGCCAGCCTGTACCGGTATTTCGGCAGCAAGGAAGGTTTGTTCGGGGACATCATCGTCGCTCGCTGCGACGAGTTCATGCAGGGCTTCAAGGTGCCGGCGCAGGCCGACGACGACATCGAAGCCACGCTCACCGCGCTGGCCAGGTTTCTTGTCACCATGTTCCTCGACCGCAAGCGGCTCGAGCTGTTCCGCATCATGATCGCCGAGATGCCGCGCTTCCCGGCGCTCGCTCAGCGCTTCTACGAGTACGGCCCGGCGCGCGGGCGCAAGCTGCTCGGCGATTACTTCCGCCGCCAGCACGAGGCCGGCCGTCTGATCTGCCCGGACCCGGAATTCACCGCCGTGCAGTTCATCGAGATGGTCAAGGCCAACCCGCAGCACCGCGCGCTGCTCGGCTTCGAACCGTTCCTGCCTGGCCGCAACGCCGCTCAGCACATTGCCGGTGTCGTCAGCCTGTTCCTGCATGGCTGCGCACGACGCCCTGATTCCCGTTGA